A window of the Eulemur rufifrons isolate Redbay chromosome 6, OSU_ERuf_1, whole genome shotgun sequence genome harbors these coding sequences:
- the LOC138384489 gene encoding olfactory receptor 5M5: protein MLVPKKMVRGNSTLVTEFILLGLTDRPELQPILFVLFLVIYLITVGGNLGMMMLIRVDSRLHTPMYFFLASLSCLDLCYSTNVTPKMLVNFLSKKKTISYAACLVQCYFFIAMVITEYYILAVMAYDRYVAICNPLLYSSRMSKALCVRLIAGPYIYGFLSGLMETMWTYRLTFCGSNVINHFYCADPPLIRLSCSDTFIKETSMFVVAGFNLSNSLLIILISYIFIVIAILRMHSAEGRRKAFSTCGSHLVAVTVFYGTLFCMYVRPPTDKSVEQSKIIAVFYTFVSPMLNPIIYSLRNKDVKQAFRKLIRRNVLLK from the coding sequence ATGCTGGTACCTAAGAAAATGGTCAGAGGAAATTCCACCTTGGTGACTGAATTTATTCTCTTGGGATTAACGGACCGTCCAGAGCTTCAGCCCATCCTCTTTGTGCTGTTCCTGGTGATCTACTTGATCACTGTGGGGGGGAACCTTGGGATGATGATGTTGATCAGGGTGGATTCACgcctccacacccccatgtacttctttcTTGCCAGTTTGTCCTGCTTGGATTTATGCTATTCCACTAATGTGACTCCCAAGATGTTGGTGAACTTCTTATCAAAGAAGAAAACCATTTCCTATGCTGCTTGTTTAGTTCAGTGTTATTTTTTCATTGCCATGGTGATTACCGAATATTATATACTAGCTGTCATGGCCTATGATAGGTACGTGGCCATCTGTAACCCTTTGCTTTATAGCAGCAGGATGTCCAAAGCTCTCTGTGTTCGCCTGATTGCTGGTCCATACATCTATGGGTTCCTTAGCGGCCTGATGGAAACCATGTGGACTTACCGCTTGACCTTCTGTGGCTCCAATGTCATTAATCATTTCTACTGTGCTGACCCACCTCTCATCCGACTCTCCTGCTCTGACACTTTCATTAAGGAGACATCCATGTTTGTGGTAGCAGGATTTAACCTCTCCAACTCCCTCCTCATAATCCTCATCTCCTACATCTTCATTGTTATTGCCATCCTGAGGATGCATTCTGCTGAAGGCAGGCGcaaagccttctccacctgcgGGTCCCACTTGGTGGCAGTGACTGTGTTTTATGGTACCCTGTTCTGCATGTATGTTAGACCTCCCACGGACAAGTCAGTGGAACAGTCCAAAATCATTGCTGTTTTCTACACTTTTGTAAGCCCTATGTTGAACCCCATCATTTATAGTCTGAGGAACAAGGATGTGAAACAAGCTTTTCGGAAACTGATCAGAAGAAATGTACTTCTGAAGTAA